The DNA region tttgagTTTATACATGAATACAGGACGTcctaaaataatggaaaaaatagaCAATCCTTAGTTTAATgctaaatttttctaaaacgtTCTTTGTCACAGCTGCATTTTGATGTCTCTAACCattctataaatttctatGAACTTTGACATTTGctaatttggtattttatttaaaaagtgtggtataattattcttatttattttaattcactaCTTTAGTCAGTAGTTAGGAGAAGTTAGGAAGTAAAGTAgtcaaataatcaatattttgagtTTATACATGAATACAGGACGTTTCAAAATAGTGAAATAGATAGACAATCATTAGCTTAACTGTTTAAAGCTAAATTTTTCTAAGACGTCCATTGTCACAGCTGCACTTTGACGTTTCTAACCATTCCATAAATTTCTATGAACCCTGACATTtgctaatttgattttttattttaaaagtgaggtctaattattcttatttatattaattcactAATTTAGTCAGTAGTTAGGAGAAGTTAGGAAGTAAAGtagtcaaataattaatattttgagtttCTACATGAATACAGAACGTCTCAAAATAGTAAAACAGATAATCATGAGCTTAACTGTTTAAAGCTATTTTTTGTCTCAAACGTCCATTGTCACAGCTGCATTTTGATGTCTCTAACCattccataattttttataaactctgatatttgctaatttgattcatcatatttaaaaagtaaagtctaattattcttattcatattaattcacTAATTTACTCAGTAGTTAGGAGAAGTTAAGAAGTAAAAtagtcaaataattaatattttgagtttATACATGGATACAGAACGTCTCAAAATAAGAATAGAACAATACAGGAcgttccaaattaatttaatatatagatgattattagtttaattatttaaaattaaatttttgtataacgTCGATTGCTGTAAACTGCGTTTTGATATCTCCAACCATTCCATATATTTCGATGAACTCTGACATTTGATACAGAAACTTTCTTAAGAATCTTTGTATATGGAATTATGGATACTAAAACAGATTTAGAGATAGTGTAGGCGTATAAGAttcttatttcatatttcaattcCTATTTGAAAGGAAAGAAATAAgcttttgaaacaaaataaaatgtcaatattaaaataacaatttttctgGTTTTGATGATACTTATCAACCACAATCTTCCATTCTTCagtattagttattaattttaagtttgcaGTCATCAAATTACTGAATTTCTATACTTTTCTTCTTGGTTGagcatcattttttaaattaattttacacatctaattctttaataaactaGTATAACAAATCACAGAGTAAGaacaaattaacataaacttAACTGTTAAGTGTAAAAAACCTTCAGAATCACATAACAGTTTGGCTTGTAAACGAGGAACGAGTTAACCAGTCACATCCAATAGATCTAAACTCAAACATTGACATACCGGTCACGTTTTTAAAGTCTCTAAGCGACAATCTTATTACCGGCATCTTTTTCACTTCGACATACGTACAGGATTCAACTCCAAACTGAATtaacgtttaaaaatatatataaattgtgtaattataAGGATATTGCCAATACATTACAAGTCTTCTAATTGTAGAgggacaattttattaatcacacACTCCAGGACCCTCCTGGGACATTTATTCTTCCAACAGAAGTAGTTTGCAGGATAAATGATCATTTTTTCTctatttaatttggaaataccCGACTCCACGAATTtgaattcttttattattttaagtacttttaaaattttattgatctggacaaaatttataatagaaatttaaattagaaaaattaacttaattagttatttgtttagtttagATCCTATTACCTTCACCAAATGCAAATGGGAACGTTACAAAACACCCCCGAcagaaatataatttgcaGCCATGGCGAAGGCAATGATCTAAAATTCGCCGTCGGAAGCATGATCGGTTGGCACGTCATGATGGAGGACAGGAACGTGACGAAGGCGAAGCTGGAGGGACGCGAGAACTTGTCGTACTTCGCCGTGTTCGACGGCCACGGCGGCCCGACGTGTTCGAATTATTGCGCAAATCATTTACTCGACTGCGTCCTGAACGTCGAAGGCTTCGACGCCAACATGCCGACGGCGATCGAAAGAGGTTTTCTGCAGTTCGACGACTACTTACGAAAACTCGACGACCTAAAGGAAACCAGCGGAACCACTGCCCTATGTGTGTTCATTTCGGAAGATAAATACTTCGTCGCCAACTGCGGCGACAGCAGGGCGGTGCTTTGGCGCAACAACGCCAGGGTGTTCGCCACCCAAGACCACAAGCCTAATCTGATTTCGGAGAAGTTGCGAATCAATGCGGCCGGTGGGATCGTCCAGAACGGCAGGATTAGCTGGGGTCACAGGAGTCTGGGTGTCAGTCGGGCCTTGGGGGACTTCGAGCTGAAAAAGCAAAGCGACAAAGATCAGCTCCACCAGATCTTATCGTCGCAGCCGGATGTGTATGTTCAGCAGAAGGACGACAATGatgaatttatgattttagcGTCTGATGGCGTTTGGGATGTTATTACTGACGAAGCTTTATGTCAATACGTACACGACACTCTGTTGATAACCGATGATTTGGAGGAGGTTGTCAAACTCGCCATTGATACGTGTTTCTATAAGGTGGGTagtaaacacaaatttaacaggtatttattaatagtattttagGGTGCTACTGACAACATAACGctgattttaataacattcaaAAATTGCCCCAAACCTACAGCTACAGCGAAAGCTGCAGATGAAGCtctgaacaaaaatattgaaattatcttTACAGGTAATAATGTCCTCAAAATTTGCACACAAGGGATTCGTTGAAAGCGTTGTCTTATTGATTTGTGTAATCTTCAGGAATACAAATGAATATGACAACAAAACCCCACTTTCAGCCAATAATGTATCAGCAaaactattgtttatttaatgttttagggATCATACAAGAGTTTCCTAACATTGATTACTATGGAATATTGCAGCAGCTTTACTTGGTTAAAAAGATACCAGGTTTGCCAAGAGGTGGAGGCATACAATCCAAGTAAGATTTTGATCCATGAcctatttaattcatatttattatttcgtttGTTGTTTTTAGACGTCGATTCATTGATCAATTATATCGAAAATATTTCCCAGGGTTTAGCAGTAACCAAGTTGTTCATACTAACATACGTTAATTCGTattgttcattaataataacggcctaattaataagataagtattactgattaaatattagatacaGTAGTGATTAATACGTAACTCGGCTTTAAATTGCATAAGTGATAATAAATACGTTTGTTGTTTAGGATTATTCagaagaataattatttatattctgagtacaaatatgaattatacattgaatattaaatgatatacttcgcaataatcataataaaaataagtgctaaatatataaaaaatatatatattatataaatgttagaggaatgttatatatatgtaatcgATATTTTCCTAACACTATCTATTGTaccaaattcaattataatttgttagtaaatacaaaaatcaaCCTGTGTGGTTTAACTAATAACCAggttaataagttttaaacagTGAGACACTTCTATTAAAACACAGATTGATTGTTGTATCTTACATTTTCCGCACATTTCTTGACTGATTATAAACTGTGATGTAGATTTGtgattattcttttaaatgtgAACCATCTCAGGTGACGAacacaattgaaaaaattataaaaaaaaaatatttaaaatgtatgtaatatttttatattaaaattttatatcccAAATCtggtgtttttatatttactctgATCTGTTGTAGAGATCATTTATTACCTGTATTGCTTGAAGTGATTGCCAATAGTGGGGACCTTTTAATCAATGTTGAACAACTTTGGACGCATGATTCAGACcattatcatgcataaaaattCTGTAACTGACAAATTATCTTTGGCAAAtggatacataatttatcaataattttctgtaatggttTCATACCATGCCAAGAAAAGAAACCCCAAACCCCAACACGTTTCCTCCACCGTGTTTCAAAGCTTTTGTACTGTATCTAGGGTCCAACCTTTATTTATCTGATCATATTCTATTGAACTTGGATTGATAACTCCAAACTACTCTTCGCCAAAATTCTGGAGGAtagttaacatatttttgtgcaaactttaatcttgttcaaatattcttttttaataccaatagtttctttactgaaatacatCCTTGCAAGTGTAATTGTTCTACTAGCCACACCGATGTCgtatgactcaattaattcattttttatttaactagaagactgatttttctaatttgtctGTTTATAAagtgaattgttttttattaggaCGACTTCTTATGATATTTTCAATTGggtgtgttattttatatttgttaataaataacattgcaAACTATTtttctagagaatcttaagtttttagtgatgtcagcaatatttagatCTAAAATGTCTTTTCTGGCGTATCTTACAAAATTTCGGGCTATATCTTTGACCACCACTGTAGTAAtacaaactataaatattcattgaaatgttacatattaatacaatttttttttaaatttatatccagttcaattcattgaaatatatgaaatattttatagaataaaaaaatagtttttagaatatcaataaatattattttaacaattgacattaagtaacatatttatgtctataatagttgacattttaaaacattactttAATGATGAACACTTCTGTATATATGGTTCTAGCATAGGCCAGTTGAGCAGGCGGCAACCATGATTACTCGATCACCTTTACATCGGTTTTACACATtcattttctgttattttcaGATGTAAATTGAACACCTAATtgaatcttttaaaaaaatacactgatcctattactaaatattctatattaaatGGCAAAGTGGCAACACTAATGAAAACTTGTCCTTTTATTCCCCCGTAGAAGTTACCTTTGGCAACGTTGCCTGCAGTCTCCTAAAATGTTTTGATGCGAGCGTTGATCGTTCGTTCCTAACCTAAGAAACGGACTGGttaaacatgtaaaaatatgaatttcaaCAAATCAACATATCactccattttttataaataataccgTCGTTTTACGTGCCTTTTCGTCAACCgcgttgaatttaattaactaattaataaaaaatggaccGGAAAATGATGTACGCGTTTAGAGGCTGGATAGCGTTTGTCGCATTCATGGATTTCGGAACGGCAATTAGAAGTTACATAGAAAAACGATCTTTCCTAAGCAAGACAATTTTAGAACCTAGCGAATACGTAGATGGTAATTTAACTTAACCATTTTTAAACCAACaaactatatatatttatatttttagaggaGTACACAACCTCCAGGATTTTAGGAATGTACTCAATTTTGAAATCTCTGGCTCTAATACATTGCACGctttttattcattacaaaCCGTAAGTATtgatctattttaaatatttatttgtaaacacTGTTAATCATTGTAGCATTGTTAGTATGGGAATATGTTCTTTGGTCatcacaataattttgtatttgagtGAAACACTTTTCTTTAGATCCGCAACGTTAAATTTCTATGTAGTTTTCCCGTGCATTTTAAACAGTAAGTATATATGGTACTTGTtggtgaataaattaatatattatttatttatttacaattttacaacagaatattttatagttgttaTTTCAGTAACTTCCactgtgtattattattattttttagttttctcaaaaaactaatttttttcagcAGCTTTTTATCCTTTTTTGTTACGTCATAagctcaatttttattgtagctggcattattataattacccatagataagtatttaattattttagtggtAACACTCTTTGGACTCGTTTACTTACCGATAAAAGCTAAACTGTGGGATCCAGGTACCGACGACGATGAAAATGCTCACTTACTCCGACAGGCCGGTGCCCTTCGAAAAAGGCGaaccagaaaaaataattaagaatttccGTATCATGCCAAATAATGCTGCTAGTCactgaatttgtatttattactaatgtAAGTTTAGGTAATTTTAGGGAGgtgcaataatattttatacactcTTAATGCTGTTAGGGACTGTTGAGACCTATTATCTTTATCATATTTGacagaaatgttttataatttttgaaaataaaacgaatatatttataaattagctATTGTACTTTATTTACCACCGCTCTTCCTGGAACACCCTGTGAGAATTTCTGAATAAATGCTTTAAATAGTGGACTGCAGATTTGAGTTACAGCAGCTGCTATCATCCCTTTATGTCTTTCCATCCTCTCATATAATACTTATGTTTATGTTAACATTTAATGACATTTTCATAGAGTTCACTTCAGATACAAGGCATATTTGGAATGGGAGaactcattttattattattattagccaGAAAATTGCTGGTGAATATCGTAATAAATGTGTTCAGACTTATTCAGAACTTATTTAAGTGATCAGCTTCAcatttagatgaattgtgtTGACAAGGAGTATATTATTGAACTGAAATAGGATaggttaatataatatttcccCCTCTTTCAATGAATtggttttacatattttattacattttaaatatgttgtgtaagcaataatataataaaaaagaaatggtAAGAAAAAGACCCATATAAAATAtccttttcttaattaaaactgaactCAACTCAactgttaaataaaactaccacaaataaataataatatattaaaaattattcctcGTCAATAtgctaacaaaataaataaacctcCTACATCCTACTTGCTCGTCTAAGAGCCCGAGCCCTTATATTAAGCATCGTCTTGGTAACAATCCATCTGGATAACTTGGGAGAAATGTTTTCCAACGTATGAACCACCCCGACCAACAGACTGTGAGGGAAATATCCGGTAGTTTTCTGTTGAACACCGATGGTCTTCAAAGCTTCCGACACGTACGTCAAAGGACTTGGTGCCATCCAAGTGGACGATTTGATCTTCGACATGTTAGTTGCCACGTAACCAGGCATGATGCATTGTACCGTGATGCCATATTGGGCGTATTCCGAGGCAAGATCTTCGGAGAATTTCTCAACAAACGCCTTGGAGGCGGAGTAGACGGTTAACAGTGGACTGGGGATTTGGGCTGCGGTAGACGAGAGATTCACAACCACCCCCCTGCGTCGTTCCACCATGCCAGGCATCACTACTTTACACATGTTAGTAACGGAGTAGATGTTACATTTGATGATGCTGTCGTAGATTTCATCTTTGTTCTTCAGGTCCAGGAAGTATTCGGGATGTGGGTAACTCATACCAACGTTATTAATAAGGACACCAATGTCCAAACCGGTCAGTTGTTTGTCGATGTCGTGGTAGATGTTCTCAGTCTCTGTGAAGTCCACTGCTATTGTTTTAGTTTCTATGTTGTATTTAGTACCTGTAAGCGGTAAAATGTAAGaagtttattcaaaaaattacttaatttagtaACTTACCTATCTGACTGGCGACGGAGTCTAATTTGGATTGAGTTCTGCTGATCAGAACAATGTTCAGTCCTTTTTTTGCCAATAGTTCGGCATATGCTTTTCCTATGCCATCTGTTGCACCGGTAAcaactgaaataataataataaatcagtaattaaataccctttaataaataaaccaatGTTAGGTAAACAAGTTTGAAACAAAACTTGTCTTTCTTTTAAGCTAAGAAAGTAAGTTCACGATCACATCGTATTTAACttcttaaaaatagtaataagggcttattaataaataaataaaacgtttacTGCACAAGAAAAGTCAGGAAAAAACTTTCCTtagttttaaatcaataaattaaatgtgatatattatttttgttgttaaaatattttttaaattgcatattattagggatcaattttatttgagtatAAAACTTATGACAGGTTTGAAAAATTGACCTAACcatgtaaaatgttttcacTGTTTAAcgtataaatcttataaataattcattttaaaaatcaagacTTTATAAAGGTAATGCgacgatttaaatttttaatcagcaATTCTATTATTTGCTAATGTTTGCATTATGAATTCTACATACGTTAGTTTCCTTTAactctatttttaattcaacaacATAAAGTACGTGCTTAATGACCCTTTTCTTATCAGTTACATTAACAGTTACATGAAAACTGTTTATACTACGTTTTTACTACcactataattgtttataattaattattatacgttATTTgcgcaaaaatattattaaatgtaattaatttgaaaattttaaaggtgtttagttacttttctatgtatcttaatatatttttacattatttctgACATTAAAtaagtgaatattaaatatttatgtcatgttttaatacatttttattttatttttgatatcaaAGAATTGtggattaatagtttttaatgaaaactgtacaatattttttaaataatcagatTGTAAAACAATTACTTTACGTTATctgtactaaaatataatgaaatgtaattaattttaaaattccaaagATCTTTCTTTACTGTTTTTATGTTTCTATAtcatttttgacaattaaaaatgaatattaatttttcatttcaagttctaatgtatttttattttatttcttacatcACAGAactgtggattaaaaaatttttcaaaaaatacacCTTTAAGGAAAGCTGTACAATGTTTTTTAACTAAtcgtattgttaaataattattttacgtcAATTGTACAAGAATATaatgaaatgtaattaattttaaaatcccaAAGGATTTTCTTTACTGTTTCATGTATGTTAtacgtttttatatattttttgacacgaataagtgaatatttaatatttatttcaagttttaatataattttattttatttctcataTCACAGAAGTgtggattaaatattttttaagttatatatttcaaaaattatacctTTAAGGACATATGTAGAATGTTTTTTTGACTAatcatattgttaaataattattttacttcaattgtacaaaaatataatgaaatgtaattaatttttaaaatttcaaaggaTTTTCTTTACTGTTTCATGTATTTTATacgtttttatataatttttgacatgaataagtgaat from Aethina tumida isolate Nest 87 chromosome 1, icAetTumi1.1, whole genome shotgun sequence includes:
- the LOC109608795 gene encoding very-long-chain 3-oxoacyl-CoA reductase encodes the protein MLSERVSKKKPPVRSIMSENTVLDKIGVLCICIVGFQLVRFLFRAAYNNFLGAALRINSINLKETGKWAVVTGATDGIGKAYAELLAKKGLNIVLISRTQSKLDSVASQIGTKYNIETKTIAVDFTETENIYHDIDKQLTGLDIGVLINNVGMSYPHPEYFLDLKNKDEIYDSIIKCNIYSVTNMCKVVMPGMVERRRGVVVNLSSTAAQIPSPLLTVYSASKAFVEKFSEDLASEYAQYGITVQCIMPGYVATNMSKIKSSTWMAPSPLTYVSEALKTIGVQQKTTGYFPHSLLVGVVHTLENISPKLSRWIVTKTMLNIRARALRRASRM
- the LOC109608797 gene encoding uncharacterized protein LOC109608797, whose amino-acid sequence is MDRKMMYAFRGWIAFVAFMDFGTAIRSYIEKRSFLSKTILEPSEYVDEEYTTSRILGMYSILKSLALIHCTLFIHYKPIVSMGICSLVITIILYLSETLFFRSATLNFYVVFPCILNMVTLFGLVYLPIKAKLWDPGTDDDENAHLLRQAGALRKRRTRKNN
- the LOC109608799 gene encoding protein phosphatase 1B-like, yielding MQMGTLQNTPDRNIICSHGEGNDLKFAVGSMIGWHVMMEDRNVTKAKLEGRENLSYFAVFDGHGGPTCSNYCANHLLDCVLNVEGFDANMPTAIERGFLQFDDYLRKLDDLKETSGTTALCVFISEDKYFVANCGDSRAVLWRNNARVFATQDHKPNLISEKLRINAAGGIVQNGRISWGHRSLGVSRALGDFELKKQSDKDQLHQILSSQPDVYVQQKDDNDEFMILASDGVWDVITDEALCQYVHDTLLITDDLEEVVKLAIDTCFYKGATDNITLILITFKNCPKPTATAKAADEALNKNIEIIFTGIIQEFPNIDYYGILQQLYLVKKIPGLPRGGGIQSKRRFIDQLYRKYFPGFSSNQVVHTNIR